One window of the Oncorhynchus tshawytscha isolate Ot180627B unplaced genomic scaffold, Otsh_v2.0 Un_contig_3755_pilon_pilon, whole genome shotgun sequence genome contains the following:
- the LOC121843700 gene encoding cobalamin trafficking protein CblD-like, producing MTSVLCGRARLVMTQSSGRQALAALRLGWIRTFSAAGSDEPYFVVSRGDSDSGPRTVWPDENMGPFGPQDQRFQLPGNSGFDFHLEGMADQRIKGPVHRTVPDVLTAATSNERHEFVMAQFVSEFQGKIGHMLSRSVRKAEHYFDQPNVDCSIQTCPELLKREFESYFPSAPASAITVVTVKHTRCEVIDKEVIDREQLLHKVSWNVHWLFPIDMDSVILISLV from the exons ATGACTAGT GTGCTGTGTGGCCGAGCCCGGCTGGTGATGACCCAGTCGTCAGGGCGTCAGGCCCTAGCTGCACTCAGGTTGGGCTGGATACGAACCTTCTCAGCTGCTGGTTCTGATGAGCCTTATTTTGTCGTGTCACGGGGGGACTCAGACTCAG GCCCTAGGACAGTATGGCCTGATGAGAACATGGGACCATTCGGCCCCCAGGACCAGCGGTTCCAGTTGCCAGGTAACTCAGGCTTTGACTTTCACCTGGAAGGCATGGCAGACCAGAGGATTAAAGGCCCAGTCCACAGGACGGTACCTGATGTTCTGACTGCTGCTACTAGCAACGAGAGACATGAGTTTGTAATGGCCCAGTTTGTCAGCGAGTTTCAG GGCAAAATTGGTCACATGTTATCGAGGAGCGTCCGCAAGGCAGAGCACTACTTTGATCAGCCCAATGTGGACTGTTCTATACAGACCTGTCCTGAGCTGCTGAAGAGAG AGTTTGAATCCTATTTCCCCTCGGCCCCAGCCAGCGCCATCACTGTTGTCACGGTGAAACACACGAGATGTGAGGTGATCGACAAAGAAGTGATCGACAGAGAACAGCTTCTTCACAAAGTGAGTTGGAATGTCCACTGGTTGTTTCCCATTGATATGGATTCAGTGATACTAATTTCA TTAGTTTGA
- the LOC121843701 gene encoding ly6/PLAUR domain-containing protein 6-like, with protein sequence MMEAWPTAWVLLLTLIVDWLEAAQSRDFTVKDIILLHPSTTPHPGGFKCFTCKDAPDNYECNRWAPDVYCPRETRYCYTLHVLDVQGNTVSVTKRCVALAHCLSTGCTQDNHEGYKVCTACCEGNICNMQLPRNKTDAIFSTTSLLHSSNGLLTHYWLLTGCLSSTVISVMLSNSL encoded by the exons ATGATGGAGGCCTGGCCAACAGCCTGGGTCCTACTTTTAACGCTAATCGTTGATTGGCTGGAAGCGGCTCAATCGCGGGACTTCACTGTGAAGGacatcatcctcctccatccatcaA CCACACCTCATCCTGGAGGGTTCAAGTGCTTCACATGTAAAGATGCACCAGACAACTACGAATGCAATCGCTGGGCTCCGGACGTATACTGCCCACGAG agacCAGGTACTGCTACACCCTCCATGTGTTGGACGTCCAGGGGAACACTGTGTCTGTGACCAAACGCTGCGTGGCCCTGGCCCACTGTCTGTCTACAGGCTGCACCCAGGACAACCATGAAGGATACAAG GTCTGCACTGCTTGCTGTGAAGGAAACATCTGTAACATGCAGTTGCCAAGAAACAAGACAGACGCCATCttttccaccacctctctcctccacagCAGTAACGGTCTACTCACACACTACTGGCTGCTCACTGGCTGTCTGAGCTCCACCGTCATCAGCGTCATGCTATCCAACAGTCTATGA